DNA from Pelodiscus sinensis isolate JC-2024 chromosome 1, ASM4963464v1, whole genome shotgun sequence:
CGGTGGGCCACGTCAAAGGCGTATGGCTGGAGGGCCAGGTACCACCGCATCAGGCGCGGGTTCGCGTCCTTCATAGTTTGTATCCACCGGAGTGGGGCGTGGTCCGTGACCACCTTGAACCGTCCCCCTAAAAGATAGTATCTTAACATGTCTAAGGCCCACTTTACCGCaagggcctccttctcaatggTCGAGTAGCGACGCTCCCGTGGGAAGAGCTTGCGACTGATGTACACCACCGGgtgttcttcctctccttccccctgcgaGAGGACCGCCCCAATCCCCGTCTCGGAGGCGTCTGTTAGGACCGTAAAGGGGAGGTTAAAGTCAGGTTGGGCCAATACGGGGTCGCGACTTAAACTTTCCTTTAACCTCTGAAAGGCTACCTCGCACTCGGTCGACCAGCCCACCTTCTGGGGCATCGCGGCCCGAGTTAAGTCCGTTAGCGGCGCTGCTATCGTCGCGAAGTTTGGGATAAAACGCCGATAGTATCCGGCTAACCCGAGAAACTGGCgcacctgtttctttgttttgggtGGGGGGTAGCTCTTCAAGGCTTCAACCTTTTCTACCACGGGACGTATTTGACCCCTTCCCACTACATACCCCAGATAGACTACCTCCTTTTCCCCGAAGCGGCACTTTCGTGGGTTCGCCGTCAGCCCGGCTTCCCGCAGAGCCTGTAGCACGGCCCCTACGTGTTGGAGGTGTTCGCCCCATGTCTGGCTGTACACGACGATGTCGTCGATGTAGGCGGCCGCCCATCTTCCCTGTTCTCTCAGTACCCGGTCCATAAGGCGCTGAAACGTCGCGGCGGCGCCATGTAGCCCGAAGGGCATCCGTGTAAAATGGTAAAGCCCAAATGGGGTCGAGAAGGCCGTCTTCTCTCGGGAGGTCGGCGTCAGGGGAATCTGCCAGTATCCTCGGGTCAAATCCAAAGTGGACAGGTACCGGGCGCCTCCGAGCCGGTCTAGCAGTTCATCGACCCGTGGCATGGGGTAGGCATCGAAGCGCGACTGCGCATTGACTTTACGGAAGTCGATGCAGAATCGTAGTGATCCGTCGGGCTTCGGGACGAGCACTATAGGGCTGCGCCATTCGCTGAAGGATTCCTCCACGACTCCCCACTGGAGCATCTTCTGCACCTCCCCTCGCACCGTCTCCCACATCCGCCGGGGCACGGGCCGTACTCGTTCACACACCGTCTTCCGGGGTTCCGTCTCTATGTGGTGGTGGATGAGGGTGGTTTGCCCCGGCTCGGCCGTCAGGACATCCCCGAAGGTCCGTAGCAGCTCCTCCAGGTCATTCCTCTGGGCCTCGGTTAGGTCGGTTCCTGTGGGGAAGGCCTGGGGCGGGGTTGCCCCGTCGAGGTCCCCGGGTCCTAACTCCGGGTCGGGGGGCACTGGGTTGATCCAGAAGGCCTCCCGTTGCTTCCAGGCTTTCAAGAGATTAATATGGTAAATGCGTGTGTCATTCTTCCTCCCTGACACTTTAACCTCATAATCGACGTCCCCTACACGCCTCAGGATCTCGAAGGGCCCTTGCCACTTGGCCAACAACTTCGAGCCGGGGGTCGGCAACAGCACCAGGACCCGTTGGCCCGGGTCGAACACCCGCAACTGAGCTCCCTGGTTATAGTACCGGGCTTGCTTGGCTTGGGCTTGCTCCAGGTTCTCTTTCGCGAACTCCCCTAGCCTGTGCAGCTTTTCCCGGAGGTTCAGGACATACTGTACCGACCCCTGCACTCGGGTCCCCTGTTCCTCCCAATTCTCACGAATAATGTCTAGTATCCCCCGCGGGTGTCGGCCGAACAATAGTTCAAACGGGGAAAATCCTGTAGAGGATTGGGGCACCTCCCGTATCGCGAACAGAAGCGCTGGCAACAACGCGTCCCAATCCCGGGGCTCCTGCCCTACAAACTTCCTTAGCATCTCCTTTAGCGTTCTATTAAAACGTTCTACTAACCCGtctgtttgggggtggtagatGGCCGTTTTCAGCCGCTCGATCCGCAACAACTTACACAACTCGTTCATCAGTCTCGAGGTGAAGTTAGTCCCTTGGTCGGTTAGAATCTGCTCCGGCAGCCCCACTCGGGCAAAAATCTTCACAAGTTCCGCAGCAAGGGTGCTGGCGTGCACGTTTCTGAGCGGGATGGCCTCCGGATATCGTGTTGCATAGTCTAATAGCACCAAAATATACTGGTGCCCGGTTTTGGATTTATCCAACGGGCCGACTATATCCATGGCGACCCTCGCGAAGGGCACTCCCACCACGGGCAACGGCACCAGGGGGGCTTTGGGTACCCCCTTCGGCCTAACCTtttggcactcggggcaggagCCACAAAAGTCCTGTACTTCGCGGAAGATGCCCGGCCAATAGAACCGCCGAATGATACGCTGCACAGTCTTttctgcccccaggtgcccggcccaggggttaGCGTGGGCTAGCTCCATGAGGCGTTGTCGGTACCTTTTTGGCACCAGCAACTGCTCGACCCCTGAatcgcccccctgccccccgtccaCCCGGTACAACCGATCGTGTCGTACCTCAAAGTAGGGGCTGGTCGGCCTGTCGGCCTGGGGAGCGTCCTCGTCCTGCGGATCCCGGGCGGCACTCCATGCATGTCGGAGTGACGGATCTTCCCGCTGTTCCTGTATAAAGTCACCATCCACTAGCTCCAGTATTCGCGGTCCTTCTGCCTCGCCCTCTTGTGGGCCGGGGCGGGGGTCCCCAATCATACCCTCCTCTCTCTGGGGAGGCCCTCGTTCCCGCCATGCGTTCAGGGCCCGGCGGAAGCCCCGCCAATCCCGTCCTAGGAGCGCGGGGTACACTAGCCTAGGGGCGACCACCACGTAGCACCACTCTTGGCGGTCCCCATCCGATATCTGGGCCCACGCAGTAGCGTATTGGTGGGAATCGCCGTGTACGCACTGCACCCAGACCGGCGGGCCCCGTGGTCCTCCCTCCGGGAGTAGATCGGCTCTTATAATcgtctggctgcagccagagtccaCAAGGGCTACCACCGTCTTACCCCCTATCCCTACGGTCCTTAATATCCTACCTTGCCCGTCGCTGGCCTCAGGTTCGGCCCCCGCCAAGGCCTGGGCGTAGGAGCAGTCCATATAGGGGCAGTCCCGGATGAAGTGCCCCTCTTGGCCACAGCGGAAGCAGGTCCCGCGGGCCGGAGGTGGGGTGCCCGGCCTCTGACGCCGGGGGGGTTCAGGCCGGGGTTGCGGTGCCTCCCGTGGCCCCTCCTCGCCCCGCGCTGGCCTCGCTGCGGCGGCCCATCTCCGCGGCCCGTCCCTCTCTGGGCTCCTTCTCCTTTGGACTCCCCGTCCGATGTCGAGACGCGGTGAGGGGGTGGCTTTCCGCCCGCGGTCGCGCCCGTCGGCCCGTTCGGCGGCCTCATAGTCTGTCATCAACTCCACGGCTTCCTGGAGGGTGGAGGGATGGTGTCTGCGGACCCATCGCTGTCCGCCGGCGGGGAGGATGTTGACGAATTGTTCCAGGACGACTTGTTCTGCCACCTGGGGCCCCGTGTGTTGCTCAGGCTCCAGCCAGCGCCATGCGGCCTCTCTTAGCTTCTGGGCCATGGCCCGGGGGCGAACCTCGGCGCTGTAGGGTTCACCCCGGAACTTCTGGCGGTGCGTCTCAGGCGTGATCCCCATTTGGTCGAGTATGGCCTCCTTCAATCGGTAGTAATGCAGGGCCTCGCGGTCACTTAAACCCCTATATGCTAACTGAGCCGGGCCCGTTAGGTATGGGGCCAGTAGTGTAGCCCAGTGGGATTCTGGCCACCGGGCTACCGTCGCCACCCTCTCAAAGGTGGCGAGGTATGCCTCAGGATCGTCAGCCGGCCCCATCTTAGTTAGCCGTATGGGCAGGCGTACCACCTCCCCCTCTCCGGCTGGCCCCTCCTCTTCGGGGCACGCTGGACTCAGGGGGGTCACCATTGCCGGTGGATATCGTCTCATCCACTCTTCCTGTTGCGCCTTCATTTGCTCGGCTACCTCCCGGATCAGTTGTTTTTGCTGCTCTTGTTGCTGGGTGGTGAGCTGCTGGATTAAGGCTGACTGCTGCTGTTGGTTTTGCCTTTGGGTCTCCTTGACCCACTCCATGAATTGCGCCGGATCCATGGCGTGTCCCGGTGCAGTTCTCACtcccctttttccgaaaaacacCACAAGACACCCCCCTGTTAGTGCTCCCTAAGCCTTCTCacaccccctttcccttcctagggggggggctgggttcgtgagtaggtgttttttttttttttttttttttttttatataatcgCCCCTTACATCCGGGGTAGGATCCCcactatgcccacattctccaccatctgtgacgCCCCCACGCCGCCCCGCGGCGTTTGCCCAGAGGGCTCGCTATGGTCCTTGAGTCTCGAGCTCCCTCGGCTAGTCTTTTCCGTGCTTTCGTCTTCGGTTTCCCCCCCGCAACaacgcaggaggggaaggggggcccgggcccgcccactctcacgggccccagcccagggccctaagggttctggtccaagtgacccgaacccggctgacggggttcgACCCCTTAACTCGCCAGCCCACcagtcatccctgactctgccctgggctgcttccttcccctcgtGCTCCCGAGCTCACCAATTCGCCGCCGTCAGGGGTACCCGCGAGCCTGGGGGTGGTCCGCTGCCTCGGCGTTGCTCCCCTGTCCGGTGTGGGGCTGTGCGGCGGGGTGCGGAGCCGCGCTGCGCTGCTCTGCGCCGCTCTCCACGGCGCTGTCCTCCGCCCGCGGtcggctgcccccccctcccttggGGCCGCGGTCCCATTTTAAAGTTGGCGCCGGGGGCGCGGCCCCGGCGTCCTGCGCCGTCCCCGCCCTCCGCGCCGGGGCGTCTGTCCATTGCCAGGGCAACGGGGCCTAGGCTCCGGCGCGCCCGGATGACGTCCTCCGGCGCGTCGGAGGCCAACGCGTTCCTCGCCGCCGCCGAACACCGCGGGCAGCGGCGGGGGGCACTCCGCCTCCCGCTGTACAGGGCGGCCGGTGCGGGGCTCTCCGCcgagggcggggctgccccgtcacaccatGCTAACCCCATAAGTATATATTAATTTCTGTTTGATTGTGTTTTATTTTCAGCATagcctagatcaggggtctccaaacttttcagcccgagggccgcattaactatcaaacagcagttcgggggccgactacacacttgaggtccaaataaaaaacaatcaaaacatggatgttgtttttaattatttattaaaatagatccactgtttgaaattgggggtggtgcttgtcctagtcctgcaggaggggctccagaacggggaaactgctgagaattcatttccacctgcgcaatgtgatgaaaattgtaagcaacataatcctggcaatatgttcagcctaagacgctcacacttgaagagatgtgatcgctctcctatcatgcagggaatgaggtgacaatttgtaacatagccccatggaacaaggggcatgcattttaatgggaaaagctggtttgaaagcagacacgttatcacttggtaaaggaagttggaaagcAGTGCCCAACGCTCCCACAGACTGATACCCGGCAGGGCGGTGCTGCTCTGGGTTGTGGATGAAAGAGACCAgacgtggaagggagagggatgtttcttcagggcgcactgcagggaccagggcagTGCGCTAGGCATGGCACAGCGTCAcccagaggctgtgccacagcaaccagaccgcctcctgcaatgggcaccagctcctcaggtatcccccccccccccgcgcgcgaaGTACCCACTTCAGCCCCCTCTCGCGCCAAGAGCCCCATAAACCAGCTACTAGCCCCTTCGCTGATTGGGTGGCATAAAGGAGACTACGTCATAGCCCTGTACCAATCCAAGGTCAAGCTGGGCCATGAGCCAATCGAACGCAGATTTAGGCTCGTGCGCTCAACCAATCGAGaacccagcccactagtgacctcatgagagagctagccaatagggagcaattgtccacgccaagtcccaacccctctcgctgtgagggacgcgcagagcctGGATGTTCACAAGCAATAAAGCGCAACGGCCACCAACAagccaaaaaggtctccacgggccgga
Protein-coding regions in this window:
- the LOC142823516 gene encoding uncharacterized protein LOC142823516, producing MDPAQFMEWVKETQRQNQQQQSALIQQLTTQQQEQQKQLIREVAEQMKAQQEEWMRRYPPAMVTPLSPACPEEEGPAGEGEVVRLPIRLTKMGPADDPEAYLATFERVATVARWPESHWATLLAPYLTGPAQLAYRGLSDREALHYYRLKEAILDQMGITPETHRQKFRGEPYSAEVRPRAMAQKLREAAWRWLEPEQHTGPQVAEQVVLEQFVNILPAGGQRWVRRHHPSTLQEAVELMTDYEAAERADGRDRGRKATPSPRLDIGRGVQRRRSPERDGPRRWAAAARPARGEEGPREAPQPRPEPPRRQRPGTPPPARGTCFRCGQEGHFIRDCPYMDCSYAQALAGAEPEASDGQGRILRTVGIGGKTVVALVDSGCSQTIIRADLLPEGGPRGPPVWVQCVHGDSHQYATAWAQISDGDRQEWCYVVVAPRLVYPALLGRDWRGFRRALNAWRERGPPQREEGMIGDPRPGPQEGEAEGPRILELVDGDFIQEQREDPSLRHAWSAARDPQDEDAPQADRPTSPYFEVRHDRLYRVDGGQGGDSGVEQLLVPKRYRQRLMELAHANPWAGHLGAEKTVQRIIRRFYWPGIFREVQDFCGSCPECQKVRPKGVPKAPLVPLPVVGVPFARVAMDIVGPLDKSKTGHQYILVLLDYATRYPEAIPLRNVHASTLAAELVKIFARVGLPEQILTDQGTNFTSRLMNELSWKQREAFWINPVPPDPELGPGDLDGATPPQAFPTGTDLTEAQRNDLEELLRTFGDVLTAEPGQTTLIHHHIETEPRKTVCERVRPVPRRMWETVRGEVQKMLQWGVVEESFSEWRSPIVLVPKPDGSLRFCIDFRKVNAQSRFDAYPMPRVDELLDRLGGARYLSTLDLTRGYWQIPLTPTSREKTAFSTPFGLYHFTRMPFGLHGAAATFQRLMDRVLREQGRWAAAYIDDIVVYSQTWGEHLQHVGAVLQALREAGLTANPRKCRFGEKEVVYLGYVVGRGQIRPVVEKVEALKSYPPPKTKKQVRQFLGLAGYYRRFIPNFATIAAPLTDLTRAAMPQKVGWSTECEVAFQRLKESLSRDPVLAQPDFNLPFTVLTDASETGIGAVLSQGEGEEEHPVVYISRKLFPRERRYSTIEKEALAVKWALDMLRYYLLGGRFKVVTDHAPLRWIQTMKDANPRLMRWYLALQPYAFDVAHRPGAQHQNADFFSRRRDRVMSGFKGKDKMFYF